From the genome of Chroicocephalus ridibundus chromosome 1, bChrRid1.1, whole genome shotgun sequence, one region includes:
- the HSP90B1 gene encoding endoplasmin — MKSVWGLALACALLLLAVSVRADEVDVDGTVEDDLGKSREGSRTDDEVVQREEEAIQLDGLNASQIKEIREKSEKFAFQAEVNRMMKLIINSLYKNKEIFLRELISNASDALDKIRLISLTDENALAGNEELTVKIKCDKEKNMLHVTDTGIGMTKEELVKNLGTIAKSGTSEFLNKMTEMQDDSQSTSELIGQFGVGFYSAFLVADRVIVTSKHNNDTQHIWESDSNEFSVIDDPRGNTLGRGTTITLVLKEEASDYLELDTVKNLVKKYSQFINFPIYVWSSKTETVEEPIEEEEAKEKEETDDDEAAVEEEEEEKKPKTKKVEKTVWDWELMNDIKPIWQRPSKEVEEDEYKAFYKTFSKEHDDPMAYIHFTAEGEVTFKSILFVPNSAPRGLFDEYGSKKSDFIKLYVRRVFITDDFHDMMPKYLNFVKGVVDSDDLPLNVSRETLQQHKLLKVIRKKLVRKTLDMIKKIAEEKYNDTFWKEFGTNVKLGVIEDHSNRTRLAKLLRFQSSHHESNLTSLDQYVERMKEKQDKIYFMAGASRKEAESSPFVERLLKKGYEVIYLTEPVDEYCIQALPEFDGKRFQNVAKEGVKFEESEKSKESREALEKEFEPLLNWMKDKALKDKIEKAVLSQRLTQSPCALVASQYGWSGNMERIMKAQAYQTGKDISTNYYASQKKTFEINPRHPLIKDMLRRVKENEDDKTVSDLAVVLFETATLRSGYMLPDTKEYGDRIERMLRLSLNIDLDAKVEEEPEEPEDAAEEAEQDEEEVDADAEDSETQKESTDVKDEL; from the exons ATGAAGTCCGTGTGGGGGCTCGCTCTGGCCtgcgcgctgctgctgctggccg TATCGGTTAGAGCTGATGAGGTGGATGTGGATGGGACCGTGGAAGATGACTTGGGTAAAAGCAGAGAAGGGTCTCGAACAGATGATGAAGTTGTTCAGAG AGAGGAAGAAGCTATACAGCTAGATGGCCTAAATGCATCCCAGAtcaaagaaatcagagaaaaatctGAGAAGTTTGCCTTTCAAGCAGAAGTGAACAGAATGATGAAACTTATTATCAActctttatataaaaataaagag ATTTTCCTGAGGGAACTTATTTCAAATGCTTCGGATGCTTTAGATAAGATACGGTTAATATCATTAACCGATGAAAATGCTCTTGCTGGTAACGAGGAACTTACAGTCAAAATCAAG tgtgataAAGAGAAGAACATGCTTCATGTTACAGATACGGGTATTGGTATGACAAAAGAGGAGCTAGTTAAAAACCTGGGTACCATTGCAAAGTCTGGTACAAGTGAATTCTTAAACAAGATGACAGAAATGCAGGATGATAGCCAGTCAACATCTGAGCTAATTGGCCAGTTTGGTGTtggcttttattctgctttcttagTAGCAGACAGAGTTATTGTCACATCAAAACACAACAACGATACTCAACACATTTGGGAGTCAGATTCGAATGAATTCTCTGTGATTGATGACCCAAGAGGAAACACTTTAGGACGTGGCACAACCATAAC ccTTGTCTTGAAGGAGGAAGCGTCTGACTATCTTGAGCTGGATACTGTTAAAAATCTAGTAAAGAAGTACTCACAGTTCATAAACTTCCCCATATATGTGTGGAGCAGCAAG ACAGAGACTGTTGAAGAACCCATTGAAGAGGAGGAAgcgaaggagaaagaagaaacagatgaTGATGAAGCTGCagttgaagaagaggaggaagaaaagaaaccaaaaactaAGAAG GTTGAAAAGACCGTCTGGGACTGGGAGCTCATGAATGACATAAAACCAATCTGGCAGAGACCATCTAAAGAAGTTGAAGAAGATGAATACAAAGCTTTTTACAAAACCTTTTCCAAG GAACACGATGACCCAATGGCTTACATCCACTTCACTGCTGAAGGGGAAGTAACTTTCAAATCTATCTTGTTTGTTCCTAATTCTGCTCCACGTGGCCTGTTTGATGAATATGGATCCAAAAAAAGTGATTTCATTAAG TTGTATGTTCGAAGAGTGTTCATCACCGATGACTTCCATGACATGATGCCCAAATATCTTAACTTTGTTAAGGGTGTT GTGGATTCTGATGATCTTCCTTTGAATGTATCTCGTGAAACACTTCAGCAGCATAAATTGTTAAAG GTGATCAGAAAGAAACTTGTTCGTAAAACTCTTGATATGATCAAGAAAATTGCAGAGGAAAAATACAATGACACATTCTGGAAAGAGTTTGGTACTAATGTAAAGCTTGGAGTTATTGAGGATCACTCCAATCGTACACGACTGGCTAAACTTCTTCGCTTCCAGTCTTCTCATCATGAAAGTAACCTCACAAGCCTTGACCAGTATGTggaaagaatgaaagagaagCAAGACAAAATTTACTTCATGGCAGGTGCCAGCAGAAAGGAG GCTGAGTCCTCACCATTTGTTGAACGTCTTCTGAAAAAGGGCTATGAAGTGATTTATCTGACTGAACCTGTAGATGAATACTGTATTCAGGCTCTGCCAGAGTTTGATGGCAAGAGGTTTCAAAATGTAGCGAAAGAAGGAGTGAAGTTTGAAGAAAGTGAGAAGTCTAAGGAGAGTCGGGAAGCCTTGGAAAAGGAATTTGAACCACTCTTAAATTGGATGAAAGACAAAGCTCTAAAAGACAAG attgAAAAAGCTGTGCTATCTCAACGTTTAACCCAGTCTCCATGTGCTCTTGTGGCTAGTCAGTATGGATGGTCTGGTAACATGGAAAGAATCATGAAGGCTCAAGCTTACCAAACTGGGAAGGATATCTCTACAAA TTACTATGCTAGCCAAAAGAAGACATTTGAAATTAACCCCAGGCATCCACTGATCAAGGACATGCTGAGGCGGGTCAAG GAAAATGAAGATGACAAAACAGTTTCAGATCTTGCAGTGGTATTGTTTGAAACTGCAACTTTGAGATCGGGATATATGTTACCAGACACTAAGGAATATGGAGACAGAATAGAAAGGATGCTTCGTTTAAGTTTAAACATTGACCTGGATGCAAAG GTGGAGGAGGAACCTGAAGAGCCTGAAGATGCAGCTGAGGAGGCAGAGCAAGATGAAGAGGAGGTGGATGCTGATGCTGAAGATAGTGAAACACAAAAG GAATCAACAGATGTGAAAGATGAACTGTAA
- the LOC134508805 gene encoding ubiquinol-cytochrome-c reductase complex assembly factor 6, giving the protein MPAGVPWPTYLKALAASMLAMFAGAEVVHRYYRPDLSIPEIPPKPGELRTELLGLKERSSEVQTSQQ; this is encoded by the exons atgcccgccgGCGTGCCTTGGCCCACCTACCTGAAGGCGCTGGCGGCCAGCATGCTGGCCATGTTCGCCGGCGCCGAGGTGGTGCACAGGTACTACAGGCCTGACCTT AGTATACCTGAAATACCTCCTAAGCCTGGAGAACTGAGAACAGAACTGTTGGGTCTAAAAGAAAGATCAAGCGAAGTTCAAACTTCACAACAGTGA
- the TDG gene encoding G/T mismatch-specific thymine DNA glycosylase isoform X1, with protein MEAEELGRYYAYLQQAQAFYTFPFHQMMTAAPSMEILTEQPTLEGVPEPNIAQEPPKEVKKGGRKRKAKATEPKQPKKPAAKKEKSAKSKGKQEKITDTFKVKRKVDRFNGVSEAELLTKTLPDILTFDLDIVIIGINPGLMAAYKGHHYPGPGNHFWKCLFMSGLSNEQLNHMDDHTLPHKYGIGFTNMVERTTPGSKDLSSKEFREGGRILMQKLQKYKPRIAAFNGKCIYEIFSKEVFGIKVKNLEFGLQPHKVPDTETLCYVMPSSSARCAQFPRAQDKVHYYIKLKDLRDQLKGIAPNTEVQEVQYTFDLQLAQEDAKKMAVKEEKYDPGYEAAYGGAYCDRAPYESEQCNFSPNGNAASNPQYCEGPSFGEVPNGQWMTQSFADQIPEFNAGMTQEEEGSSA; from the exons ATGGAGGCCGAGGAGCTGGGCAG ATACTACGCATATCTTCAGCAGGCTCAAGCTTTTTACACGTTTCCGTTCCATCAGATGATGACTGCAGCACCCAGCATGGAAATCCTGACCGAGCAGCCGACTCTAGAGGGCGTTCCAGAGCCAAACATTGCCCAGGAGCCTCCAAAAG AAGtcaaaaaaggaggaaggaaaagaaaagccaaagcaacTGAGCCAAAGCAACCCAAAAAGCCtgctgctaaaaaagaaaaatcagccaaGTCAAAAGGCAAACAAGAAAAGATCACGGATACTTTTAAAGTCAAAAGAAAAGTGGACCGTTTTAATGGTGTGTCTGAAGCGGAACTTCTGACCAAGACTTTACCTGATATTTTAACCTTTGATCTGGACATTGTAATA ATTGGCATAAACCCTGGCTTGATGGCAGCTTACAAGGGACATCATTACCCTGGACCTGGAAaccattttt GGAAGTGTCTGTTCATGTCTGGTCTAAGTAATGAACAGCTAAACCATATGGATGATCACACCTTGCCACATAAATACGGGATTGGGTTTACAAACATGGTTGAAAGGACAACACCTGGAAGCAAAGACCTCTCCAG CAAAGAGTTTCGGGAAGGAGGGCGAATTCTGATGCAGAAGTTACAAAAGTATAAACCTCGTATAGCAGCTTTCAATGGAAAAT gtATTTATGAAATTTTTAGTAAAGAAGTTTTTGGAATAAAAGTTAAGAACTTGGAATTTGGACTGCAGCCACACAAGGTGCCAGATACAGAAACT CTCTGCTACGTTATGCCATCATCCAGTGCAAGATGTGCTCAGTTTCCTCGTGCACAAGATAAAGTTCATTATTACATAAAGCTGAAAGACTTAAGGGATCAACTGAAAGGCATCGCACCAAACACGGAGGTGCAGGAGGTGCAGTACACATTTGACTTGCAACTTGCACAAG AGGATGCTAAAAAGATGGCTGTCAAAGAAGAAAAGTACGATCCAGGTTATGAAGCAGCGTATGGAGGAGCTTACTGTGATCGTGCACCGTATGAAAGCGAACAGTGCAATTTCTCTCCAAACGGAAATG caGCAAGCAATCCACAGTACTGTGAGGGCCCGTCCTTTGGTGAAGTTCCTAATGGACAATGGATGACACAGTCCTTTGCAGACCAGATTCCAGAGTTCAATGCTGGTATGAcacaggaagaagagggaagcagTGCGTAA
- the TDG gene encoding G/T mismatch-specific thymine DNA glycosylase isoform X2 — MEAEELGRYYAYLQQAQAFYTFPFHQMMTAAPSMEILTEQPTLEGVPEPNIAQEPPKEVKKGGRKRKAKATEPKQPKKPAAKKEKSAKSKGKQEKITDTFKVKRKVDRFNGVSEAELLTKTLPDILTFDLDIVIIGINPGLMAAYKGHHYPGPGNHFWKCLFMSGLSNEQLNHMDDHTLPHKYGIGFTNMVERTTPGSKDLSSKEFREGGRILMQKLQKYKPRIAAFNGKCIYEIFSKEVFGIKVKNLEFGLQPHKVPDTETLCYVMPSSSARCAQFPRAQDKVHYYIKLKDLRDQLKGIAPNTEVQEVQYTFDLQLAQEDAKKMAVKEEKYDPGYEAAYGGAYCDRAPYESEQCNFSPNGNASNPQYCEGPSFGEVPNGQWMTQSFADQIPEFNAGMTQEEEGSSA; from the exons ATGGAGGCCGAGGAGCTGGGCAG ATACTACGCATATCTTCAGCAGGCTCAAGCTTTTTACACGTTTCCGTTCCATCAGATGATGACTGCAGCACCCAGCATGGAAATCCTGACCGAGCAGCCGACTCTAGAGGGCGTTCCAGAGCCAAACATTGCCCAGGAGCCTCCAAAAG AAGtcaaaaaaggaggaaggaaaagaaaagccaaagcaacTGAGCCAAAGCAACCCAAAAAGCCtgctgctaaaaaagaaaaatcagccaaGTCAAAAGGCAAACAAGAAAAGATCACGGATACTTTTAAAGTCAAAAGAAAAGTGGACCGTTTTAATGGTGTGTCTGAAGCGGAACTTCTGACCAAGACTTTACCTGATATTTTAACCTTTGATCTGGACATTGTAATA ATTGGCATAAACCCTGGCTTGATGGCAGCTTACAAGGGACATCATTACCCTGGACCTGGAAaccattttt GGAAGTGTCTGTTCATGTCTGGTCTAAGTAATGAACAGCTAAACCATATGGATGATCACACCTTGCCACATAAATACGGGATTGGGTTTACAAACATGGTTGAAAGGACAACACCTGGAAGCAAAGACCTCTCCAG CAAAGAGTTTCGGGAAGGAGGGCGAATTCTGATGCAGAAGTTACAAAAGTATAAACCTCGTATAGCAGCTTTCAATGGAAAAT gtATTTATGAAATTTTTAGTAAAGAAGTTTTTGGAATAAAAGTTAAGAACTTGGAATTTGGACTGCAGCCACACAAGGTGCCAGATACAGAAACT CTCTGCTACGTTATGCCATCATCCAGTGCAAGATGTGCTCAGTTTCCTCGTGCACAAGATAAAGTTCATTATTACATAAAGCTGAAAGACTTAAGGGATCAACTGAAAGGCATCGCACCAAACACGGAGGTGCAGGAGGTGCAGTACACATTTGACTTGCAACTTGCACAAG AGGATGCTAAAAAGATGGCTGTCAAAGAAGAAAAGTACGATCCAGGTTATGAAGCAGCGTATGGAGGAGCTTACTGTGATCGTGCACCGTATGAAAGCGAACAGTGCAATTTCTCTCCAAACGGAAATG CAAGCAATCCACAGTACTGTGAGGGCCCGTCCTTTGGTGAAGTTCCTAATGGACAATGGATGACACAGTCCTTTGCAGACCAGATTCCAGAGTTCAATGCTGGTATGAcacaggaagaagagggaagcagTGCGTAA
- the TDG gene encoding G/T mismatch-specific thymine DNA glycosylase isoform X3, with translation MMTAAPSMEILTEQPTLEGVPEPNIAQEPPKEVKKGGRKRKAKATEPKQPKKPAAKKEKSAKSKGKQEKITDTFKVKRKVDRFNGVSEAELLTKTLPDILTFDLDIVIIGINPGLMAAYKGHHYPGPGNHFWKCLFMSGLSNEQLNHMDDHTLPHKYGIGFTNMVERTTPGSKDLSSKEFREGGRILMQKLQKYKPRIAAFNGKCIYEIFSKEVFGIKVKNLEFGLQPHKVPDTETLCYVMPSSSARCAQFPRAQDKVHYYIKLKDLRDQLKGIAPNTEVQEVQYTFDLQLAQEDAKKMAVKEEKYDPGYEAAYGGAYCDRAPYESEQCNFSPNGNAASNPQYCEGPSFGEVPNGQWMTQSFADQIPEFNAGMTQEEEGSSA, from the exons ATGATGACTGCAGCACCCAGCATGGAAATCCTGACCGAGCAGCCGACTCTAGAGGGCGTTCCAGAGCCAAACATTGCCCAGGAGCCTCCAAAAG AAGtcaaaaaaggaggaaggaaaagaaaagccaaagcaacTGAGCCAAAGCAACCCAAAAAGCCtgctgctaaaaaagaaaaatcagccaaGTCAAAAGGCAAACAAGAAAAGATCACGGATACTTTTAAAGTCAAAAGAAAAGTGGACCGTTTTAATGGTGTGTCTGAAGCGGAACTTCTGACCAAGACTTTACCTGATATTTTAACCTTTGATCTGGACATTGTAATA ATTGGCATAAACCCTGGCTTGATGGCAGCTTACAAGGGACATCATTACCCTGGACCTGGAAaccattttt GGAAGTGTCTGTTCATGTCTGGTCTAAGTAATGAACAGCTAAACCATATGGATGATCACACCTTGCCACATAAATACGGGATTGGGTTTACAAACATGGTTGAAAGGACAACACCTGGAAGCAAAGACCTCTCCAG CAAAGAGTTTCGGGAAGGAGGGCGAATTCTGATGCAGAAGTTACAAAAGTATAAACCTCGTATAGCAGCTTTCAATGGAAAAT gtATTTATGAAATTTTTAGTAAAGAAGTTTTTGGAATAAAAGTTAAGAACTTGGAATTTGGACTGCAGCCACACAAGGTGCCAGATACAGAAACT CTCTGCTACGTTATGCCATCATCCAGTGCAAGATGTGCTCAGTTTCCTCGTGCACAAGATAAAGTTCATTATTACATAAAGCTGAAAGACTTAAGGGATCAACTGAAAGGCATCGCACCAAACACGGAGGTGCAGGAGGTGCAGTACACATTTGACTTGCAACTTGCACAAG AGGATGCTAAAAAGATGGCTGTCAAAGAAGAAAAGTACGATCCAGGTTATGAAGCAGCGTATGGAGGAGCTTACTGTGATCGTGCACCGTATGAAAGCGAACAGTGCAATTTCTCTCCAAACGGAAATG caGCAAGCAATCCACAGTACTGTGAGGGCCCGTCCTTTGGTGAAGTTCCTAATGGACAATGGATGACACAGTCCTTTGCAGACCAGATTCCAGAGTTCAATGCTGGTATGAcacaggaagaagagggaagcagTGCGTAA